From a region of the Monodelphis domestica isolate mMonDom1 chromosome 8, mMonDom1.pri, whole genome shotgun sequence genome:
- the T2R7B gene encoding bitter taste receptor Modo-T2R7B (The RefSeq protein has 1 substitution compared to this genomic sequence): MLNALKTIFIILMLGEFIMGVLGNGFIGLVNFIDWIKKRKIYLVDLILTSLAISRISLLCIMMIDGLVGVFFPEEYTKRKFTRILDGFWTISNLLNVWFATCLSTFYCLKIASFSHPLFLWLKLRINRVIPVILLASIFISVFTSLPITEIFNEDVRSQINKKHKENNTSLLKMSKGEYVATPTLLNLGLLFPFTVSLISFFLLILSMWKHTRKIKLNAVDTRDASTEIHLRAMKAVISFLILFVIYCLAILIATFSYVFPDQNLAMICGEITAVIYPAGHSFILILGNIKLRRISLNALQQAQHCLKGGKSLVP; this comes from the coding sequence ATGTTAAATGCATTGAAGAccatctttataattttgatgCTTGGAGAGTTCATAATGGGGGTTCTGGGGAATGGATTCATTGGACTGGTGAATTTCATTGACTGgatcaagaaaaggaaaatctaCTTAGTTGATTTAATTCTCACCAGTTTAGCCATTTCCAGAATTAGTCTGTTGTGTATAATGATGATAGATGGCCTTGTAGGGGTGTTTTTTCCAGAAGAATATACCAAGAGAAAGTTCACAAGAATTTTAGATGGCTTCTGGACAATTTCCAACCTTTTAAATGTCTGGTTTGCTACTTGCCTTAGCACGTTTTACTGCTTGAAGATAGCCAGCTTCTCCCATCCTCTTTTCCTCTGGCTGAAGTTGAGAATTAACAGAGTGATTCCCGTAATTCTACTGGCATCCATATTCATTTCTGTGTTCACTAGCCTTCCAATAACAGAGATATTTAATGAAGATGTCAGGAGCCAGATAAacaaaaaacataaggaaaataaCACTTCACTTCTCAAAATGAGTAAAGGTGAATATGTTGCCACCCCCACTCTCCTTAATCTCGGGCTTCTCTTTCCCTTTACTGTGTCTCTGATCTCATTTTTCCTGTTAATTCTTTCCATGTGGAAACATACCCGGAAGATAAAACTCAATGCCGTGGATACCAGAGATGCCAGCACAGAGATCCATTTGAGAGCCATGAAAGCTGTGATCTCTTCCCTCATCCTCTTTGTCATTTACTGTTTGGCCATTCTCATAGCAACCTTTAGCTATGTTTTCCCAGACCAGAATCTAGCAATGATATGTGGGGAGATAACTGCAGTCATCTACCCAGCTGGCCACTCATTTATCCTGATTTTGGGAAACATCAAGCTTAGGAGGATATCCCTGAATGCACTACAACAGGCGCAGCATTGTCTCAAAGGAGGGAAATCCTTAGTGCCCTAG